One genomic segment of Brassica napus cultivar Da-Ae chromosome A3, Da-Ae, whole genome shotgun sequence includes these proteins:
- the LOC106394705 gene encoding IQ domain-containing protein IQM2, whose product MGLSFSCPFTEQDEVEAALDSVTVKSITLGEDNECKTPKRSVNFNDKTLESTILKGSGGKMVVEKSVSFKGMQLERMISLNRSVFKEDHTKENGLHELDNVISVLDSSIPKHEAAIKLQKVYKSFRTRRKLADCAVLVEQSWWKLLDFAELKRSSISFFEIEKHETAVSRWSRARTKAAKVGKGLSKNEKAQKLALQHWLEAIDPRHRYGHNLHFYYNKWLHCQSREPFFYWLDIGEGKEVNLVDKCTRIKLQQQCIKYLGPMERKAYEVVVEDGKFFYKNSGEMLQTSSMEDSDSKWIFVLSTSKVLYIGKKKKGVFQHSSFLAGGATVAAGRLVVENGVLKAVWPHSGHYQPTEENFLDFLSFLGENNVDITDVKMSPTDEDEFSIYNQRSTHMRNHSLEEDLEAEKTVMVDPREEETTTVMADVETPKKMESLSTFDLEQESKPSEESLPRGGGEEEAKESEVVKIPEESILKRINSKKETRSFQLGKQLSCKWTTGAGPRIGCVRDYPSELQFQALEQVNLSPRSASVSRLYFSFSSQRQMPRMSPLWRGMSLPADITQL is encoded by the exons ATGGGCCTATCATTCTCCTGTCCCTTCACCGAGCAAGACGAAGTGGAGGCAGCTCTAGACTCCGTCACGGTTAAGTCCATAACCTTAGGCGAAGACAACGAGTGCAAAACTCCAAAGAGATCTGTCAACTTCAACGACAAAACGCTAGAGTCCACAATCTTGAAAGGATCTGGTGGTAAGATGGTTGTTGAAAAGTCTGTTAGCTTTAAAGGGATGCAGCTGGAGAGAATGATCTCTCTCAACAGGTCCGTCTTCAAAGAAGATCACACCAAAGAGAATGGCTTACATGAGTTGGACAATGTCATCTCAGTTCTTGATTCGAGTATCCCTAAGCATGAAGCTGCTATTAAGTTGCAGAAAGTTTACAAGAGCTTCCGTACTAGGCGAAAGCTGGCGGACTGCGCAGTGCTTGTGGAGCAAAGCTG GTGGAAACTTTTGGATTTTGCTGAGCTTAAGAGAAGTTCTATATCATTCTTTGAGATTGAGAAGCACGAAACCGCGGTTTCTAGGTGGTCTAGAGCTAGGACTAAAGCAGCTAAGGTTGGTAAAGGTTTGTCAAAGAATGAAAAGGCACAGAAGCTTGCTCTACAACACTGGCTTGAAGCT ATTGACCCTAGACATCGGTATGGACACAACTTGCACTTTTACTACAACAAGTGGCTTCACTGTCAAAGTAGAGAACCTTTCTTCTACTG GCTTGATATTGGCGAGGGGAAAGAAGTTAATCTTGTGGATAAGTGTACTCGAATAAAACTTCAGCAACAGTGCATCAAGTACCTTGGTCCG ATGGAAAGGAAAGCTTATGAGGTTGTTGTGGAAGACGGAAAGTTTTTCTACAAGAACAGTGGAGAAATGCTTCAAACTTCTTCAATGGAAGATAGTGATTCCAAATGGATCTTTGTGCTCAGCACATCTAAAGTGTTGTAcattgggaagaagaagaagggtgtGTTTCAGCACTCAAGCTTCTTAGCTGGAGGAGCTACTGTTGCTGCAGGGAGATTAGTTGTTGAGAATGGTGTTCTTAAGGCTGTTTGGCCACATAGTGGACATTACCAACCTACTGAAGAGAATTTTTTGGACTTTCTGTCTTTCCTTGGAGAGAACAATGTAGACATCACTGATGTAAAG ATGAGTCCTACAGATGAAGATGAGTTCTCTATTTACAACCAGAGAAGCACTCACATGAGAAACCATTCTTTAGAAGAGGATTTGGAGGCTGAGAAGACTGTGATGGTTGATCCAAGAGAGGAAGAAACAACAACGGTGATGGCTGATGTAGAAACACCAAAGAAGATGGAGTCGCTTAGTACATTTGACTTAGAACAAGAATCAAAGCCTTCAGAGGAGAGCTTAcccagaggaggaggagaagaagaagccaaggaGAGTGAAGTAGTCAAGATTCCAGAAGAATCAATCCTAAAAAGGATAAACTCAAAAAAGGAAACTAGATCTTTCCAACTTGGGAAACAACTATCATGCAAATGGACAACAGGTGCAGGACCAAGGATCGGTTGTGTAAGAGATTACCCATCAGAGCTTCAGTTTCAAGCACTGGAACAAGTCAACCTGTCCCCGAGAAGTGCTTCTGTTTCAAGACTCTACTTCTCCTTTTCCTCTCAAAGGCAAATGCCTCGGATGTCACCGTTATGGCGTGGAATGTCATTACCTGCAGATATCACACAATTATAA
- the LOC106395905 gene encoding feruloyl CoA ortho-hydroxylase 1-like — protein MAPTLSTFQFADPAEVTEFVVNKGNGVKGLSETGIKALPDQYIQPFEERLINKYVNETDEAIPVIDMSNPEEEKVAEAVCDAAERWGFFQVINHGVPLEVLDNVKAATHRFFNLPVEEKSRFTRENSLSTNVRFGTSFSPRAEKALEWKDYLSLFFVSETEAEKYWPDACKNEALEYMNKSKTMVQKLLEYLGKNLNVKDLDETKESLFMGSIRINLNYYPICPNPDLTVGVGRHSDVSSLTILLQDQIGGLHVRSLSSGNWVHVPPVPGSFVINIGDAMQILSNGRYKSVEHRVLANGSNNRISVPIFVNPKPESVIGPLPEVIANGEEPVYRDVVYSDYVRYFFKKAHDGKKTIDFAKI, from the exons ATGGCTCCAACACTCTCTACCTTTCAATTCGCAGACCCAGCTGAAGTAACCGAGTTCGTAGTCAACAAAGGAAACGGCGTGAAGGGTTTATCAGAAACAGGGATCAAAGCTCTTCCCGACCAATACATTCAACCATTCGAAGAACGTCTCATCAACAAATACGTCAACGAAACAGACGAGGCCATTCCCGTCATCGACATGTCCAACCCCGAAGAGGAGAAAGTCGCTGAAGCTGTATGTGATGCTGCTGAGAGATGGGGTTTCTTTCAAGTGATCAACCATGGAGTTCCTCTTGAAGTTCTTGACAACGTGAAGGCTGCAACTCATAGGTTCTTTAATCTCCCTGTTGAGGAGAAGAGTAGGTTCACAAGGGAGAACTCATTGTCGACGAATGTAAGGTTTGGAACGAGTTTTAGTCCTCGTGCAGAGAAAGCTCTTGAGTGGAAAGATTATCTCAGTCTCTTCTTTGTCTCTGAAACTGAAGCTGAAAAGTACTGGCCTGATGCTTGCAA GAACGAAGCTCTAGAGTACATGAACAAGTCCAAGACAATGGTGCAGAAGCTTTTAGAGTATTTAGGGAAGAATCTCAACGTGAAAGATCTAGACGAGACCAAAGAATCACTCTTCATGGGTTCAATTCGAATCAACCTCAACTACTATCCCATCTGTCCTAATCCCGACCTAACCGTTGGTGTTGGTCGTCACTCAGACGTCTCTTCCCTCACCATTCTCTTACAAGACCAGATCGGTGGTCTCCACGTGCGTTCTCTATCCTCAGGGAACTGGGTTCACGTGCCACCGGTTCCTGGATCTTTCGTGATCAACATCGGAGACGCCATGCAGATCTTGAGCAATGGTCGTTACAAGAGCGTGGAGCATCGTGTCTTAGCCAACGGTAGCAACAACAGAATATCGGTTCCTATTTTCGTGAATCCAAAACCAGAGTCCGTGATTGGTCCTCTTCCTGAGGTGATCGCAAATGGAGAGGAACCGGTTTATAGAGACGTTGTGTACTCTGATTACGTCAGATACTTCTTCAAGAAGGCACACGACGGAAAAAAAACCATCGATTTCGCCAAGATATGA
- the LOC106396028 gene encoding probable polyamine transporter At3g13620, giving the protein METTETSRSSHELPVTTTDSSGPAAKKLTLVPLIFLIYFEVAGGPFGEEPAVQAAGPLLAILGFLIFPFIWSVPEALITAELSTAFPGNGGFVIWAHRAFGAFLGSMMGSLKYLSGVINVASFPVLCVTYLEKLFPVLESGWPRNVCIFASTVVLSFLNYTGLAIVGYAAVVLGLVSLSPFLVMSAIAIPKIQPHRWGSLGDKQKDWNLYFNTLFWNLNFWDNVSTLAGEVDNPQKTFPLALLVAVIFTCVAYLIPLLAVTGAVSVDQSRWETGFHAEAAEMIAGTWLKIWIEIGAVLSSIGLFEAQLSSSAYQLEGMAELGFLPKFFGVRSKWFNTPWVGILLSALMSLGLSYMDFTDIISSANFLYTLGMYLEFASFLWLRKKLPELKRPYRVPLNIPGLVIMCLVPSAFLMLIIVFATKIVYLICGIMAVGSVGWYFLINYFREKKIFEFNQDVDHLDYVNEEQHPKHEEDHDS; this is encoded by the exons ATGGAAACAACAGAAACATCAAGATCGAGCCACGAGCTCCCAGTAACAACCACCGATTCAAGCGGACCAGCGGCAAAGAAACTGACTTTGGTCCCTTTGATTTTCCTTATTTACTTCGAAGTCGCGGGTGGGCCGTTTGGTGAAGAACCGGCGGTTCAAGCGGCTGGACCGCTTCTAGCGATTCTCGGTTTCCTCATTTTCCCTTTCATATGGAGTGTCCCTGAAGCCCTGATCACCGCAGAACTCTCCACCGCATTTCCAG GCAACGGAGGGTTTGTGATATGGGCGCATCGAGCTTTTGGCGCATTTTTAGGATCGATGATGGGTTCGTTGAAGTACCTGAGTGGTGTAATCAATGTTGCTTCCTTTCCTGTCCTTTGTGTCACATACTTGGAGAAGCTATTCCCTGTTCTTGAATCAGGATGGCCACGAAACGTCTGCATATTCGCATCAACGGTGGTCTTATCTTTCCTAAACTACACTGGCCTAGCCATTGTCGGTTACGCAGCCGTTGTTCTCGGCTTGGTGTCTCTCTCGCCTTTCCTCGTCATGTCGGCTATAGCAATCCCTAAAATCCAACCTCACCGCTGGGGTAGCTTGGGAGACAAGCAAAAGGATTGGAATCTCTACTTCAACACACTCTTCTGGAACTTGAACTTCTGGGACAATGTCAGCACTCTTGCAGGGGAAGTTGATAACCCTCAGAAGACATTCCCCTTGGCGCTTCTTGTCGCTGTGATCTTTACTTGTGTAGCTTACTTGATCCCTCTTTTGGCTGTCACTGGTGCTGTCTCGGTGGACCAGAGCAGATGGGAAACAGGGTTTCACGCAGAAGCAGCTGAGATGATAGCAGGAACATGGCTGAAGATCTGGATTGAGATTGGCGCTGTcttatcaagtataggactcTTTGAAGCTCAGTTAAGCAGTAGTGCTTATCAGCTGGAGGGTATGGCGGAGCTAGGGTTCTTGCCTAAGTTCTTTGGGGTAAGATCTAAATGGTTCAACACTCCTTGGGTTGGGATTCTACTCTCAGCTCTCATGTCCCTCGGATTGTCCTACATGGACTTCACTGACATCATCTCCTCGGCTAACTTCTTGTACACGTTAGGGATGTACCTTGAGTTTGCGTCTTTCCTTTGGTTAAGAAAGAAGCTACCTGAGCTAAAGAGACCTTACCGTGTCCCACTGAATATACCAGGATTAGTGATTATGTGCTTGGTACCTTCAGCGTTTCTGATGTTGATCATTGTGTTTGCTACTAAGATTGTGTACCTCATTTGCGGTATAATGGCGGTAGGATCAGTTGGTTGGTACTTCTTGATCAATTACTTCAGGGAGAAGAAGATCTTTGAATTCAACCAAGATGTTGATCATCTTGATTATGTCAATGAAGAACAACATCCAAAACATGAAGAAGATCATGACTCATGA
- the LOC106395932 gene encoding ABC transporter E family member 1-like translates to MSDRLTRIAIVNSDRCKPKKCRQECKKSCPVVKTGKLCIEVTPASKTAFLSEELCIGCGICVKKCPFEAIQIINLPKDLETDTIHRYNSNGFKLHRLPVPRPGQVLGLVGTNGIGKSTALQILAGKIKPNFGRYNNPPDWHEILAHFRGSELQSYFIRLVEEKLKTAMKPQHVDAIKKVAKGTLGTVLEKLDEKGMMAEICDAMDLNHLLDREATQVSGGELQRFAIAAVCLKKADIYVFDEPSNFLDVRQRLKAADVIRSLLKHDNYVIVVEHDLSVLDYLSDFVCCLYGKPTAYGVVTLPFSVREGINVFLAGFVPTENLRFRDESLTFKVSDTPQGSDGEVKSYARYKYPNMSKKLGDFKLDVMEGEFTDSQIIVMLGENGTGKTTFIRMLAGAFPSEEGVESEMPEFNVSYKPQGNDSKRECTVRQLLHDRIRYAYTHPQFMSDVMKPLRIEELLDQAVNKLSGGERQRVAITLCLGKPADIYLLDEPSAHLDSEQRITASKVIKRFILHAKKTAFVVEHDFMMATYLADKVIVYEGQPGVKCTAHSPQSLSSGMNLFLSHLNITFRRDPTNFRPRINKLESTKDREQKLAGSYYFLDD, encoded by the exons ATGTCGGATCGATTAACGAGGATTGCTATCGTGAATAGCGATCGGTGCAAGCCCAAGAAATGCCGCCAAGAGTGCAAGAAGAGCTGTCCTGTAGTCAAGACAG GGAAACTTTGTATCGAGGTGACTCCTGCTTCCAAGACTGCTTTCTTGTCAGAGGAGCTGTGCATAGGATGTGGTATCTGCGTTAAG AAATGCCCTTTTGAAGCTATTCAGATTATCAATCTCCCAAAGGACTTGGAGACAGATACAATCCACCGCTATAACTCAAATGGTTTTAAACTACACAG GCTTCCAGTGCCAAGGCCTGGGCAAGTCCTAGGTTTGGTTGGAACAAATGGTATTGGTAAATCTACTGCCCTCCAAATCTTGGCTggaaaaatcaaaccaaactttGGCAGATACAAT AATCCTCCTGACTGGCATGAAATTTTGGCACACTTCCGCGGTTCAGAACTTCAAAGCTATTTCATCCGCCTTGTAGAAGAGAAACTAAAG ACTGCTATGAAGCCACAACATGTTGATGCAATAAAAAAAGTTGCTAAAGGTACGCTTGGGACGGTCCTTGAGAAGCTGGACGAAAAAGGAATGATGGCAGAGATCTGTGACGCTATGGACTTGAACCACCTCTTGGACCGTGAAGCAACGCAAGTGTCTGGTGGAGAGCTACAACGTTTTGCTATTGCTGCAGTGTGCCTCAAGAAGGCAGATATATATGTCTTTGATGAACCTTCTAACTTCTTAGATGTGAGGCAAAGACTCAAAGCTGCTGACGTCATACGCTCCCTCCTCAAACATGACAA CTACGTGATTGTGGTGGAGCATGACCTCAGTGTACTTGACTACTTGTCCGACTTCGTTTGTTGTTTGTATGGAAAGCCGACAGCTTATGGTGTCGTGACTCTCCCCTTCTCTGTCCGAGAAGGAATCAATGTGTTCTTAGCCGGTTTTGTCCCCACTGAAAACTTGCGTTTTAGAGATGAGTCTCTGACCTTCAAGGTTTCTGATACACCACAAGGGAGTGATGGAGAAGTGAAGTCATACGCAAGATACAAGTACCCTAACATGAGTAAGAAGCTTGGAGACTTCAAGCTGGATGTAATGGAAGGAGAGTTCACAGACTCTCAGATTATTGTGATGCTTGGGGAGAACGGTACTGGGAAAACAACATTCATCAGGATGCTG GCAGGTGCGTTCCCAAGTGAAGAAGGTGTAGAGTCAGAGATGCCAGAGTTTAACGTGTCCTACAAGCCTCAAGGAAACGATTCCAAGCGGGAGTGTACAGTGAGACAGCTCCTACATGATAGGATACGCTATGCATACACGCATCCTCAGTTTATGTCGGATGTAATGAAACCGCTTCGGATTGAGGAGCTGTTGGATCAAGCGGTGAACAAACTCTCCGGTGGAGAGAGGCAGAGGGTTGCTATAACTTTGTGCCTTGGTAAGCCTGCGGATATCTATCTGCTTGATGAGCCAAGTGCACATCTAGACTCTGAGCAGAGGATCACAGCTTCTAAAGTCATAAAGCGGTTCATCTTACACGCAAAGAAGACAGCGTTTGTTGTTGAGCATGACTTTATGATGGCGACCTATCTTGCGGATAAAGTCATTGTGTATGAAGGACAACCTGGTGTCAAGTGTACTGCTCATTCTCCACAGTCGCTCTCTAGTGGAATGAACCTTTTCTTATCG CACCTGAACATCACATTCAGACGAGATCCAACTAACTTCAGGCCAAGGATCAACAAGTTAGAGTCCACCAAGGACAGAGAGCAAAAGCTTGCAGGATCATACTACTTCTTAGATGATTGA
- the LOC106394465 gene encoding dirigent protein 7, translating into MYFCSLYNTYTHHQRDIKLIPPQSTQMANLILIITSHILLLAAIVSAGKGENFAKNINRKHFGLRKEKLTFFRVYWHDIQSGTDPSSVVLRPPLSNSSFFGAVTMIDNRLTTGVSVNSTLVGQAQGMYAGAGQHDASALMVMNFAFKTGKYNGSTISILGRNAVMTKVREMPVIGGSGLFRFARGYVEARTKWLNVKTGDATVEYSCYVLHY; encoded by the coding sequence ATGTACTTCTGTAGtctatataatacatatacacACCATCAACGAGACATAAAACTCATACCACCACAATCCACACAAATGGCAAAcctcatcctcatcatcacctCCCATATCCTCCTTCTCGCAGCTATTGTCTCCGCCGGTAAGGGTGAAAACTTTGCAAAAAACATTAACCGGAAACACTTCGGGCTCCGTAAAGAGAAACTCACTTTCTTCCGTGTCTACTGGCACGACATTCAAAGCGGCACAGACCCTAGCTCGGTCGTGCTACGACCTCCTCTCTCCAACTCATCTTTCTTCGGAGCCGTCACTATGATCGATAACCGTTTAACCACAGGTGTGTCGGTGAACTCGACTTTAGTAGGCCAGGCTCAAGGGATGTACGCTGGTGCGGGCCAACACGATGCGTCTGCGCTTATGGTGATGAACTTCGCGTTCAAGACAGGTAAGTATAACGGAAGTACGATCTCGATTCTTGGTCGAAACGCGGTGATGACTAAGGTTAGGGAGATGCCGGTGATTGGAGGAAGTGGACTGTTCCGGTTCGCTAGAGGTTATGTCGAGGCTAGAACTAAGTGGTTGAATGTAAAGACAGGAGATGCTACTGTTGAGTACAGCTGTTACGTCTTGCATTATTGA
- the LOC106395651 gene encoding dirigent protein 22-like, with protein MQITTSMTKLIIILAAQIILLAAVASAGHVGDFARTTYQKHPIINKKEKLTHLHFYWHDSTKGRNPSSVMIQQPLDAHKGLSFKSISCLSTDDPLTTDVPRNSTVVGHAQGIYAGASRGEIGYLMVLSFAFKTGKYNGSTISVLGRNIVFSKVREMPVVGGSGMFRFASGYVEARTKSFEYKTGEATVEYNCYVVHY; from the exons ATGCAAATAACCACAAGCATGACAAAGCTCATCATTATCCTCGCTGCACAGATCATCCTCCTCGCCGCAGTTGCTTCCGCTGGACATGTTGGAGACTTCGCAAGAACTACGTACCAAAAACATCCCATCAtcaataaaaaggaaaaactcACCCATCTCCATTTCTATTGGCACGACTCCACCAAGGGTCGAAACCCAAGCTCTGTCATGATCCAACAGCCA ttggacgCTCATAAAGGGTTATCATTCAAGTCAATCTCTTGTCTTTCAACGGACGACCCATTAACAACAGATGTGCCAAGGAACTCGACAGTGGTGGGACATGCCCAAGGGATCTACGCCGGAGCGTCCCGGGGAGAGATTGGCTACTTGATGGTTCTGAGTTTTGCGTTCAAGACAGGGAAGTACAATGGGAGTACGATCTCAGTTCTTGGTCGAAACATAGTGTTCTCAAAAGTTAGGGAAATGCCGGTGGTGGGAGGAAGTGGAATGTTCCGGTTTGCTAGTGGTTATGTTGAGGCTCGAACCAAGTCGTTCGAATACAAGACCGGTGAGGCCACAGTTGAGTACAACTGTTATGTCGTGCATTACTAA